The sequence TCTCTCCTGCCAGGCTGTTCCTCACGGGTGCGCCCCCAGCAGGACACCTGCAGTCCCTGCGTGTATGTTCTATTTATATGACAGACAGTGTTGTGATGTTTGTTACAGAGCTTTTATGTTTGAAggttttaatggaaaaatatagATTCAATAAACTATCTTTCATATTCCAGAGGGTGGCAGGGCATGGCATCTAGGGGGCACCATGTTGGTCCCCAGAGGGGCCACGGGGGCTCCCAGATCTGCTCCCGTCCCCGCCGGCGTGGGAGACTGGTGACAGACAACACGGGATCCCTGGGGTGGTGGGATGGCTCTAACTCTGCATCTGCCTTCCCCCTGCCCCAGACGAGGAGCCGGCTATGCCAGGCAGCCCCCTGCCATGGAGGGAGAGTGCGAGAGCCGCCCACCCCTCAGAGTGGGCTTTGCGCTCGGGGTGCAGCGATCAGCATGGTCCCGAAGAGATGGTCTAGAAACCTCAGGAGGCTATAAAGCGGGAGTCTTGACCCACTCTGGGTGCCCAGGCCTCCCCGGGCCTCACACCCCTCGCCTGGCATCCGCCCGGTGTCCGGCCCGCCTCCTGCCCCAGCAGCGGGGCCGCGTACAGGGCAGTGCTGGTGTGAAGGTGAGGCGCTGACCGTCTTCAGCGGGTTCGGCCACGTCCTCACTGGGCTCAGAGCCTGGGGTCGGGCTCTGGGCCCGTGTCCTCCTCTGACGGGCACGCAGACTCTGGGGACGAGGGGTCCTGGCCAGTCCGCTGCAGACACACTGCCTACGTGGAAAGGAGTCTCCTGCAGGGAGCAGCAGCCAGGTCAATCCCAGGTGGGTCCCAGGCCCTGGGCCTCAAGTGCCATGAACTCCCTGCCGCACCCTGGTTAGTGCAGAGTGGGGCGGGGGGTGCGGGTGGGGTGGCCCTGCTGGCTGCTTTGTGTTGGCATTGGGATTTCGACTGCCCTGAAGCAGCTGCCCAGGTGCTGGATGAGATGCATTTTTTCCCTGAATTTGTTTGGCTGCGCTCAGTCTCGGTTGCTGCCCAGGCTGCTCTCTGTGGGGAACGGGGGTGCTCCCTGCGGGGaacgggggctgctctctggtggGGGTGCGTGGGCTTCCGTGGcagcttcttgttgcagagcacaggggcTAGgggcactgagccaccagggatgcctggatgaaatgtacttttaaaaagtcacttaaaATGTATGCTCGACCCCAAAAGAAACTCTTAGAGCCCCAGACTGAAATGAGGGCACAAGTTCAGGGAGGCTGGCACCTGGCCTGAGGCCCACCGACCTCCCCCCACCTCCGTGGTGCTGCTTGGCTGGGGGCACACCGCAGGGTCCCTCGGGTCTGGGGGGAAGACCTTGGGGCTTCTCTCCTCGCAGGGAGGGTGGGCTGCCACCTGTCTGTGGGGAGGGCCCAGGTCACTCCCAGGCCGTTCTTTGAGGCTGGTAGTTATTACCCCactgaagggaatggctgcccactccagtactcttgcctagagaatttcatggacagagcccGTGGGATCGGAGTTGGGCATGACAGTCAGACACGTTCCCTGTTTCAGGTGAGTGTGGAGCACGTGGGGCTGtgcttttctatgtctgtgggcaAGTGAGTGCCTGGATGACGTCGGGAAACCCCACAGAACCCAGTCTCTGCAAGCCACTGCCACCCTTCTCTGTGTGTGGGCACGACCTCAGGTGAGCGCTCTGCGGGCACGCAGACCTCGACCTTGACCTTGCACCGCCGCTGGGCCAGGCTCCCAGGCCCGCAGCGTGTGATGCGGACGCCCCGTGGGCCACCTGGCCCCGCTGACGAGTGGGCACACGCTCCCCATGAGGCCAGGGCAGGACGGGGCGTAATCACCACGTCCAGCTGGGCGGcagtcaggatttgaactccGGTCGTTCAAGTAAGACTCAGCCGCCACAGAAATCCACACTGCGAAGAGAGTGGTAAGGGGAAACTGCGGAGGGACCCTGGCTCAGTGTGAGGAAGCAAGCAAGATCCCCTCAAAACCCATGTTCTCAAAGTAGTTCTTACACACATTTGTGACCCAAACTTGCAATATCTGACGACCTGAAAACAGTGAGAGCTGTGGATTAAGAGGTGTCGGGCAAAGTGCAGAGTGTTTCTCTAGGGGTCATGGTGCACCATCTGGGCCTCCCAGGACGCAAGTCTGGAGGGCTGGGCAGGGGTGAGGGGCTCGCAGGGGCTCGCAGGGCTGGGCCGGCCCcgccctgggaggggaggggtggggccggGGCGGCTGGACCGGGACTCGCGGAGCCGCAGCACCACCTGGTGGCCGGGCCCCTCCCGGCGCAGGCGGGGTGGACCGCAGGCCTACTCCAGGGGAGGAGCGGTAGGGAGCGCTGGGGCTGCAGGAGGTTCTGGCCCCACTGCACCCAATGTGTGTCCGCTACTCGGGGGAAGAGCAGAGCGCACGTGATGTCCCGGGTAAGGCTTCCAGCAGCAGGTGCTGGGGTGGCTTTGTCCTACTGGTGGGAGACTGCAGGCCTGTGGAGGCAGTAGGGCCCCCCCGACCTGCCTTCCCGTCTCCAAGCTACTCAGGAGCATGAAAAGCTCTCCAGTCACTGACCAGACTCACCTCCCAGTGGCAGCCTTCGGCTCTGGGAGATGGACATGGCTCCTTTCTGACTGCACGCCAGTGCTCTGCCCTCGATCATTGGGGACACGTGGGGATTAGGTGGGAGGACCACTGGGGAAGGCGCCACCCGCGGGGCTCCCCGCTTCCTGGGTGGACATAAAGGGAACCGACCCTGCCCTTGTGCGCACAAATATTTTGTGAAGgaggtttatttttgttctttctcctcttgcccccaaataACAGCAGAACACAGGCAGCCCCACAGGGGCCAAAGCCGCGAGTGAGTGCTCTCTGCCAGAGGTGGCCGAGACTGAGGCTGAGATGGTGgactcccccctcctcctccccaggttTCTCCGACCCGAGGCCATGGCAGGGACCCAACAGCAGGCTCTGCAGCCTGGTGCCCACTGGGCCCCTGTTCCCTCACCCTGGCAGGAGGCCTGCCTCCCGCTCCAGCAGCCGGCTGACCATGTCCAGGGCCAGGGGCAGGGCGGTGTTGCAGTCGCGGTGATAGCGGGGCTGGGACACCTCCACACTGGGCGTGAGCACGAACTGGGCCACGCTGGGCATCTTGAGTAGGTTCAGCAGCTCGGTGGCCCGTGTGCGGACGGCTCCCAGGTCGTCCTCGCCACGCACAGGGCCCACGGCTGGGCTCTGGGCCAGCGTCCTCATCTTGGACAGGAGCAGGGagaccctgggggtggggggcccagcCTGTCAGCACAGGCGCACCCCTCAGGTGCACGGCGGCTCGGGGAGGGGCCCGGCCGCCAGGAGCATGGGCTAGTGTGGCCCTAACTCCAAGAAGTGCCCACAGCCGGGGCCACTGGCACCCAGCTGGGAGGCTCGTGCAGACACTGTGTCCAGGTGTCAGGGAGAGGGCGGCTGCGAAGCCCTTTGCTTTCCCCATGGGAAGGCTGCAGGTTCCCTCTACCTGCCCCAAACCCGTACCTGGGGATCAGGTCTTGGCTCCGGGAAGCCAACTTGGTCAGCGTGGTCATGAGCACAGTGATGACCTGCGGAGGACACTTGGGAAGGGCGGCGGAGGGCCGAGACTGGGTGACCTCGAAGAGCAGGGCCTCCAGAGCTTCAAAGAACCTGCTGATCTGCTCCGCACTGCAGCGCCGGTCCCAGGACACCGAGAGGTACTCGCCAATGGCCCACACCTGGGCAGGGAGCAGCACTCAGCCCACAGCAGGCCCCGTGCCAGGCGCAGGCCAGGGCGAGGGGGAGGCCGCCTTACCACAGAAGTGAGCACGTGCCCGGTGCTGCGGGGCCCCCCCAGGCTGCCCACGAACTCCAGCAGCTCTTTGGCCCGCTCGACCACCAGCGGGGGATGCAGCTTGCAAAGGGCCGGGAACTGGGAGCTCAGCACCCTGTCGGAGAGGACACCCCTCAAAAGACCCCAGCCCCACGGCCCGTCCGGAGAACTACCGTCTAGTGGGGTGGGCTCTGTCCTCTGGCTGGGCTGGCGAGGGGATGAGCCCTCATGAGTCGGGCTTTCAGAAAGGGCATCTTCTGGAAGGCTCTGCCCAAGAGAAGCTGGGGGGGAGGGGATGTGGCAACTCTCTGGAGTGGGAAGAGTCTGTGCGGCAGCCCACGAAGTGCCGAGGCTGGGCCTGGgggtgaggctggggagggggtctgCAGTGACCAGGGCTGAGGGCACAGGGGGGCTGGAGCCACAGGACGGGTGAAGAAGCCCTGTGGAGCCGCCGGGAGAGACCCACCTGTGCACGTCAGCTTCATACCCCTCAACCTGGAAAAGCGAGTCACTTCTCTCCAAGAGCAGCAGTGCCAGCTGGCTGGCCAGGGCCCCACTGGCGAactgggagggggagagaggctgGGTGCCCGCCCAGAGGCACCTGTGCGCTGGGCCCCACTGTGTCTGCTGCCCTGGGGGCTGCTGTGAGCAGCACTTTGTGCCCTGACCCGCATACTGCCGCGGTTGGCCCCCCAGCTCCAGCTGGCCCTCTGCTGCGGGCACGGAGGCCCTGGGAGGCAGGCTCACCTGCGTCACCGCCGCGAAGAATGCTCGGAGTAGGGTGGGCACAGCCTGGGCACACTGGAGTACTCGGGCGCAGCTAGCAAGGGGCTGGAGCAGCTGGTGGAGCGGCGTCAGCCTGGGGACACGGCCCGCTCCTAAGCACCCGCCGCTGCCCTCAGCCTGCCCTAGCTCCCCCAGAACACGCGTGCGGCCGGGCCAGTCCTGGCGCGTCCGCCTCAGGGGTGCTCAGCCTCACTTCCTGCATCTGCGGAAGGAGTCAGCGTGCCCCCCACCCTCCGGAGCAGCAAGGACAGGACTACGTAGCGGAACAAACCGCAAGCTCAGTGCCCGGGAAGTGCTCAGCCACGCAGCCAGCGCTGCGGGTGGCCATGAACAGAACTATCTCGCCAGGTCAGAAAGCAGCAGGTTTGGGGCCGGGCTCCGGCCGCAGAGGCCCGCGCTCAGGGCCCCCACAGAGGGCCTACCTCTCCACAGTCCCGCTGGCCTTGGCCCGCAGCAGGTGCTGGAAAAGGCCCTGGGCCTGGGGGTCCCGCAAGGCCTCCAGGCAGCCGGGGGCCCTCACGGAGATGTCCCAGAGCGGCCTCTCAGATGCGGCCTGTGATGCCCTGCAAGCAGAGATGGCTGGGACGTGGCTCCTGCTCCTGCCCCGTGGTGCCCCTGGTCAGGGAGAGACTCGAGCAGCCGTCACCCTAATGGCACCCGCCCTGGACCGGGCCCCTGTGGGAGGCAGGGCAGACGCGTGGGAACGGGGAGCAGCAGGCTGGGCTCACCGGAGCTGCAGGTCCAAGGCCGCGGTCAGGCTCGGCAGGTCCAGCAGCAGGTGGAGCATCTCCACGGCCGTGCCTGCGTCGACCAGCACCGGCAGGAGCGCCACGAACTCAGAGGTGAGGGCTGGACTGCTCCAGGCCAGGAACTGCAGCGGTGAGGGGCGCCTCAGTCCCCCCGATCCCACGGTCGGGACGTGCCCTTCACTGTCTTCCCTGGGATCCTGCTTGCTTCTGCCCTCACCTGGTGCCAACAATCAAGTCCTGTCCACCTGCCATCGTTTCTTCCTGACTAAAGGACTAAGTCTCTGATTTTGGAAAAGCTCCACGGTGACATGCCAAAAACACCCATCAAAGGTGAAGGCGCCAAAGGGCTGACACAGCGGGCACAGCCGCCCAGTGGAGACGCTAACTCAGAATCAACACCGTGGGCTCTGTCAGCCCGAGCACGCCTTCCCAAGGGCATGGGTCACCGCGAGCATGGGTGCCCGCTGCCCCAGGGGCCCAGCTCACGTGCCTTGAAGAGGTTGGGAAAGCTGGTCCTGAGAAGGTCCAGGTTGCTGCTGAACAGCACGAGGTGGTCCCTGCAGAACTGGACGAACTCGAAGGCCAGCATCGCGCTGTGGAAGTGTTCGGAAGGGACCCTGCTGAAGAGGTGCTGGCAGACGGCGTCGGCATCCATTGCGGCAGCCTCCCCTGAGAGCACCGGCTCCATCAGGGCAGGAGGCCTCCGGCCCGGCCTCCAGGGCCTGTCGCGTCCCCGGGACACCCTCGGCAGACACATCCGGCGTCACAAGCACGGGACAGCCGGCCGAGTGCACCCGGCTCTTCCCCAGTGTCTGGCCACAGACCCGCCCCTCGGGTACGGAGACGAGG is a genomic window of Bubalus kerabau isolate K-KA32 ecotype Philippines breed swamp buffalo chromosome 23, PCC_UOA_SB_1v2, whole genome shotgun sequence containing:
- the AP5Z1 gene encoding AP-5 complex subunit zeta-1, producing MLATGTESLLRQAREVGAEELGRFCARVSTLLQAEDWGPDALDALRRLFLIVAATKYSRRLEPTCVALLQTTLCSPRCPERLQLLCAAVLREMAPSDSLSLSCDHAQSSRQLGLVASVLLAQGDPQQVRTVGQCVIKVLESRQPEGPSLTYLLPVVSKVTSLAPDALPEEQTKALSKRLGDWLRYASVQQGAAHASGGFFSTPRARQPGPVTEVDGTVATDFFTVLSTGQRFTEDQRLNVQAFSMLRAWLLQGGPAHPGATDADDRSELEGSTVSVLSAASTASHLLPPAEWLREKALEYCQRLLEQSGRRALRKADSDLQKACLVEAVLVLDVLCRQDPSFLYRALPCVRALRTRLCGDPACVRALLPIAQFFLHHGEAAAMDADAVCQHLFSRVPSEHFHSAMLAFEFVQFCRDHLVLFSSNLDLLRTSFPNLFKFLAWSSPALTSEFVALLPVLVDAGTAVEMLHLLLDLPSLTAALDLQLRASQAASERPLWDISVRAPGCLEALRDPQAQGLFQHLLRAKASGTVERLTPLHQLLQPLASCARVLQCAQAVPTLLRAFFAAVTQFASGALASQLALLLLERSDSLFQVEGYEADVHRVLSSQFPALCKLHPPLVVERAKELLEFVGSLGGPRSTGHVLTSVVWAIGEYLSVSWDRRCSAEQISRFFEALEALLFEVTQSRPSAALPKCPPQVITVLMTTLTKLASRSQDLIPRVSLLLSKMRTLAQSPAVGPVRGEDDLGAVRTRATELLNLLKMPSVAQFVLTPSVEVSQPRYHRDCNTALPLALDMVSRLLEREAGLLPG